In Terriglobus sp. TAA 43, a single window of DNA contains:
- a CDS encoding Hsp70 family protein, giving the protein MASVNTSPVVGIDFGTTNSSVALALPDGLVRFVEFPFAGALTRSSRSVLYLQKKMGAPRAASVWSGPEAIERYLATDNFEDEVHGRLIQSLKSYLAARSFNGTEIFGRHYRVEDLVAKMVGDLRLRASAALGFDVTRAVVGRPVAFVNADNESDNEFAEQRLRASFLQAGFTDVRFAMEPIAAAHTYAEGIQREETVLIGDFGGGTTDFSLLRVSPTERTVLGTTGVGLAGDAFDAKIVHYLVSPALGSDSMARSLNKVLPALPAWVYANLERWHTLSFLRTRQVMELLRTTRKRALEPEKIDALIAVVEHDLGYRLHQAVQRVKIDLSSHDTTEFVLETDAVSLRESVTRAAFEGWIAPELERMERSLDDVLQKTGIAAAQVDRVFLTGGTSLVPAVRRVFASRFGEERVVSGEAFTSVAQGLALMAANEQATQERL; this is encoded by the coding sequence GTGGCTTCAGTGAATACATCGCCCGTTGTGGGCATTGATTTTGGCACGACGAATAGTTCGGTAGCGCTAGCGTTGCCGGATGGTTTGGTGCGTTTTGTCGAGTTTCCGTTTGCTGGTGCGCTGACGAGGTCTTCGCGATCGGTGCTGTATCTGCAGAAGAAGATGGGTGCTCCGCGAGCTGCTTCTGTTTGGAGTGGGCCAGAGGCGATTGAGCGTTATCTTGCTACCGACAATTTTGAGGATGAGGTTCATGGGCGGCTGATTCAGTCGTTGAAGAGCTACCTGGCTGCGCGATCGTTCAACGGAACGGAGATCTTTGGGCGGCATTATCGCGTAGAAGATTTAGTTGCGAAGATGGTGGGAGATCTACGTCTTCGTGCGAGTGCCGCGCTTGGATTCGATGTGACGCGGGCGGTTGTTGGACGGCCAGTTGCATTTGTTAACGCAGATAACGAGAGCGATAACGAGTTTGCCGAACAACGGCTACGGGCTTCCTTCTTGCAAGCCGGGTTTACCGATGTGCGATTTGCAATGGAGCCGATCGCTGCGGCGCATACATACGCGGAAGGTATCCAGCGGGAAGAAACTGTCCTGATTGGCGACTTTGGCGGTGGTACTACGGACTTCTCGTTGTTGCGTGTTTCGCCTACTGAACGCACAGTACTTGGCACGACTGGTGTGGGTCTTGCGGGCGATGCGTTTGATGCAAAGATCGTGCATTATCTTGTTTCACCCGCGCTGGGTTCAGACTCGATGGCGCGGTCGTTGAACAAGGTGTTGCCTGCATTGCCAGCGTGGGTTTATGCGAATTTGGAACGCTGGCATACGCTGTCGTTTCTACGGACGCGTCAGGTGATGGAGTTGCTGCGCACCACGCGGAAGCGCGCGCTGGAACCGGAAAAGATCGACGCGTTGATTGCCGTGGTGGAGCATGATCTCGGCTATCGCCTGCATCAGGCTGTGCAGCGCGTGAAGATTGATTTGTCTTCACACGACACGACAGAGTTTGTTTTGGAGACAGACGCAGTCTCACTGCGCGAGTCGGTTACCCGCGCAGCATTCGAAGGATGGATTGCTCCTGAGTTGGAGCGGATGGAACGTTCGCTGGACGATGTTTTGCAGAAGACTGGTATTGCGGCTGCGCAGGTGGATCGCGTCTTTCTTACGGGCGGAACTTCGCTGGTGCCAGCGGTGCGGAGGGTGTTTGCTTCGCGATTTGGTGAAGAGCGGGTGGTGAGCGGCGAGGCGTTTACGTCTGTAGCGCAGGGCTTGGCGCTGATGGCGGCGAATGAACAGGCCACGCAGGAAAGGCTGTAA
- the sucB gene encoding 2-oxoglutarate dehydrogenase, E2 component, dihydrolipoamide succinyltransferase, which produces MATEVVMPQMGESITEGTLTKWLKQPGDTVARDEPLFEISTDKVDAEIPSPAAGVLKEIKVKEGDTVAINTIVAILDAEGSAAAPAPAATPAPAAEAPKPAAAAAPAATTGASTDVLMPQMGESITEGTITKWLKKVGDTVKRDEPIFEISTDKVDAEIPSPADGVLTEIKSAEGTTVGINTVVAVIGGGSAAPAAAPTASAPAAAPAGAATEVLMPQMGESITEGTITKWLKKVGDKIERDEPIFEISTDKVDAEIPSPAAGVLTEIKAAEGTTVAINTVVALIGGAAGASAPAAAEPAATPAAAPAPAAAPAAVATSGETPRSSPLVRKIAKDNNIDLAATGIAGSGSAGRITKNDIVGYIQGGAKPAAAPAPVAAPAKAAAPAAPPAPMPGDLVPMSKMRSIIAKRMVESKATSPHVHTVFKVDMTRIVKLREKEKNKYEQRNGVKLTFMPFITRAVTEALRKHPILNAAVQGDAIKYNKNINIGIAVALDWGLIVPVIKQLEEKNFLGIARGIVDIADRARNKKLAPDEVAGGTFTVTNSGIFGEQFGTPIINQPQVAILGIGGLNKEALVVQDKDGGDVIAVRSVQRFTLGFDHRIVDGADAGKFMTDFKNFLENWSEDIG; this is translated from the coding sequence ATGGCAACCGAAGTCGTCATGCCCCAGATGGGCGAGTCCATCACCGAAGGCACCCTTACCAAGTGGCTGAAGCAACCGGGCGACACGGTCGCGCGCGACGAACCTCTTTTTGAGATTTCGACGGACAAAGTCGACGCGGAAATCCCCTCGCCCGCAGCCGGTGTGCTGAAAGAAATCAAGGTGAAGGAAGGCGATACCGTCGCTATCAACACGATCGTGGCGATTCTGGACGCGGAAGGTTCCGCCGCCGCTCCGGCACCTGCTGCCACACCTGCTCCTGCAGCCGAAGCGCCCAAGCCAGCAGCCGCTGCTGCGCCTGCCGCAACGACCGGTGCGAGCACGGACGTTCTGATGCCGCAGATGGGCGAGTCAATCACCGAAGGCACCATCACCAAGTGGCTGAAGAAGGTCGGCGATACCGTCAAGCGTGACGAGCCCATCTTCGAAATCTCCACCGATAAGGTCGACGCAGAGATCCCGTCGCCCGCTGATGGCGTCCTGACTGAGATCAAATCCGCAGAAGGCACCACAGTCGGTATCAACACGGTAGTTGCCGTCATCGGCGGAGGCTCAGCCGCTCCCGCAGCGGCACCCACTGCATCGGCTCCAGCCGCAGCGCCCGCTGGTGCAGCTACCGAAGTCCTGATGCCGCAGATGGGTGAATCCATCACCGAGGGCACCATCACCAAGTGGCTGAAGAAGGTCGGCGACAAGATCGAGCGCGATGAGCCGATCTTTGAAATCTCCACCGACAAGGTCGACGCGGAAATCCCATCGCCCGCCGCTGGCGTTCTCACTGAGATCAAGGCTGCGGAAGGAACAACGGTTGCCATCAACACCGTCGTCGCCCTCATCGGCGGCGCGGCAGGCGCATCGGCTCCAGCTGCTGCAGAACCGGCCGCAACTCCTGCGGCTGCACCTGCTCCCGCTGCCGCTCCAGCCGCAGTTGCAACCTCGGGTGAAACACCACGCTCCTCGCCGCTTGTCCGCAAGATTGCGAAGGACAACAACATCGACCTCGCCGCAACCGGTATCGCCGGCTCGGGTTCCGCGGGCCGCATCACCAAGAACGACATCGTCGGCTACATCCAGGGTGGCGCAAAGCCCGCTGCAGCCCCGGCACCTGTCGCTGCACCGGCGAAGGCCGCAGCTCCCGCTGCACCGCCCGCTCCCATGCCGGGCGATCTGGTCCCCATGTCCAAGATGCGTTCCATCATCGCCAAGCGCATGGTGGAATCCAAGGCCACTTCGCCGCACGTCCACACCGTCTTCAAGGTGGACATGACACGCATCGTGAAGCTGCGCGAAAAAGAAAAGAACAAGTACGAACAGCGCAACGGCGTGAAGCTCACCTTCATGCCCTTCATCACCCGCGCCGTTACGGAAGCTCTGCGCAAGCACCCCATCCTGAACGCTGCCGTCCAGGGCGACGCCATCAAGTACAACAAGAACATCAACATCGGTATTGCCGTCGCGCTCGATTGGGGCCTGATCGTCCCTGTCATCAAGCAGCTTGAAGAGAAGAACTTCCTGGGCATCGCACGCGGCATCGTCGACATCGCTGATCGCGCCCGCAACAAGAAACTGGCTCCGGACGAAGTGGCAGGCGGCACCTTCACCGTCACCAACTCCGGCATCTTCGGCGAACAGTTCGGCACGCCCATCATCAATCAGCCGCAGGTGGCCATCCTCGGCATCGGCGGTCTGAACAAGGAAGCACTCGTGGTCCAGGACAAGGATGGCGGCGACGTCATCGCCGTCCGCAGCGTCCAGCGCTTCACGCTCGGCTTCGATCACCGCATCGTTGACGGCGCAGATGCGGGCAAGTTCATGACCGACTTCAAGAACTTTCTGGAGAACTGGTCCGAAGACATCGGCTAA
- a CDS encoding lytic transglycosylase domain-containing protein — protein sequence MIQLSSRIRPLVAIAASACTVFLLGCPQQQTAAKPPANSTAPALPKTVGGNNAQTAEQTNPRIASLIQQVDRSYRSGVQNYRAGNLDGARSDFDHAVDLMLTSGLDIKSDSTLSDEFERTVDAVNSLEMDALKQGNGFSPKQEETPLEAANDLTFSDATPEQTASLKSTLNTTSDLPLVINPEVAGYINAFANSRSFTAHMRASLERLGKYKDMMQGVLREQGVPQDMIYLAVAESGFQPQAMNASSGAGGMWQFMPFKGAYGLERNGYFDERFDPEKSTRAYAKYMKGLYDQFGDWYLAMGGYDWGPGNMQRAVQRTGYADYWELYRRNAMPRETKNYVPQILAAILMAKNPEKYGLTDLHPAAPVLYDTVTVDYAMDLHLAADITGASMTDLVGLNPALLRLSTPDGIPFDLHIPKGAKDNFNERIAAIPVEKRTSWRFHEVVAGESLDKVAQLYKVNGADILAANDLPANSAVEEGDDLVIPVVSATSSNLHPLQYTTRRGDTLVTVADRFNVTTENLRQWNHLGSSTLPVGRKIYVAEPVRLAPGARGHKAKAAPAKGKSTASHSTAKKTSSRKKTK from the coding sequence ATGATCCAGCTTTCGTCCCGAATCCGACCCCTCGTGGCCATAGCGGCTTCGGCATGCACCGTATTCCTGCTGGGATGTCCGCAACAGCAGACAGCGGCAAAACCTCCCGCGAACTCCACCGCGCCGGCGCTTCCAAAAACTGTGGGAGGCAACAATGCGCAAACGGCCGAGCAGACGAATCCTCGCATCGCAAGCCTTATCCAGCAGGTAGATCGCTCGTATCGCAGCGGTGTGCAGAACTATCGTGCGGGCAATCTGGACGGGGCACGTAGTGATTTCGATCACGCCGTCGACCTGATGTTGACCAGCGGCCTTGATATCAAATCTGACTCCACGCTGAGCGACGAATTTGAGCGCACAGTAGACGCGGTCAACTCCCTGGAAATGGACGCGTTGAAGCAAGGCAACGGCTTCTCACCCAAGCAGGAAGAGACTCCGTTGGAAGCCGCCAACGACCTGACCTTCTCAGACGCCACACCGGAACAAACCGCCAGCCTGAAAAGCACGCTGAACACGACATCGGATTTGCCGCTGGTCATCAATCCCGAAGTCGCGGGCTACATCAACGCCTTTGCCAATTCCCGCTCTTTCACGGCTCATATGCGCGCCTCGCTGGAGCGCCTGGGCAAGTACAAGGACATGATGCAGGGAGTGCTGCGCGAACAGGGCGTCCCGCAGGACATGATCTATCTGGCCGTCGCGGAATCCGGCTTCCAGCCGCAGGCCATGAATGCTTCCAGCGGAGCGGGCGGCATGTGGCAGTTCATGCCCTTCAAAGGCGCTTACGGCCTGGAGCGCAACGGCTACTTCGACGAGCGTTTTGATCCGGAAAAGAGCACGCGCGCATACGCCAAGTACATGAAGGGTCTCTACGATCAGTTTGGCGACTGGTATCTGGCCATGGGCGGGTACGACTGGGGCCCAGGCAACATGCAACGCGCCGTGCAACGCACCGGCTATGCCGACTACTGGGAGCTCTATCGCCGCAACGCCATGCCGCGCGAGACGAAAAACTACGTTCCGCAGATTCTGGCGGCAATCCTGATGGCGAAGAACCCGGAGAAGTATGGCCTGACCGATCTGCATCCGGCGGCTCCGGTCCTCTACGACACAGTCACCGTGGATTACGCCATGGATCTGCACCTGGCGGCTGATATCACCGGTGCCAGCATGACAGACCTAGTTGGCCTGAACCCTGCGCTACTGCGGCTGAGCACTCCCGACGGGATTCCGTTTGACCTGCACATTCCGAAGGGTGCAAAGGACAACTTCAACGAGCGCATCGCCGCCATTCCCGTGGAAAAACGTACCTCGTGGCGCTTCCACGAAGTCGTCGCCGGGGAGTCGCTGGACAAGGTAGCGCAGCTTTACAAGGTGAACGGCGCGGACATTCTGGCAGCGAACGACCTACCAGCGAACTCCGCTGTGGAAGAAGGCGATGATCTGGTGATTCCTGTGGTCTCCGCCACCTCCAGCAATCTGCATCCGCTGCAGTACACCACGCGCCGCGGAGACACGCTGGTGACCGTGGCCGATCGGTTCAACGTGACAACGGAAAATCTCCGCCAGTGGAATCACCTGGGTTCCAGCACATTGCCTGTGGGGCGCAAGATTTATGTGGCAGAGCCTGTGCGCCTGGCGCCGGGCGCTCGCGGACATAAGGCAAAAGCCGCGCCTGCAAAGGGAAAATCTACGGCATCCCATTCAACAGCGAAGAAGACAAGCAGCCGCAAGAAAACGAAATAA
- the lipB gene encoding lipoyl(octanoyl) transferase LipB — protein sequence MIVHLVQLGRVSYEEGLRVQLELVAARKAGSIADTLLLLEHPPVLTLGRNAHRENILASDEVLKNKGVEIHEINRGGDVTYHGPGQLVGYPIVDLRGDLPGKKGPHLGPVDFVRLLEEVLIRTCRNFGVQAQRIKGRTGVWTVGGGSVLEGKLAAIGVHVSQGVTSHGFALNVTTDLRDFQWIVPCGITDRMPTSLENEVDDPALLAPTMENARNMVSRNFGTVFERQMLAVESLESLFQQPILEPNVR from the coding sequence GTGATTGTCCATCTGGTTCAACTCGGCCGTGTTTCATACGAAGAAGGCCTGCGCGTGCAACTGGAGCTCGTAGCCGCGCGCAAGGCAGGCAGCATCGCAGATACGCTTCTTCTGCTGGAGCACCCGCCCGTCCTCACTCTCGGCCGCAACGCCCATCGCGAAAACATCCTTGCGTCCGACGAAGTTCTGAAGAACAAAGGCGTAGAAATCCACGAGATCAACCGAGGCGGCGACGTGACGTATCACGGTCCCGGTCAACTCGTCGGCTATCCCATCGTTGATCTCCGCGGCGACCTTCCCGGTAAGAAAGGCCCGCACCTCGGCCCGGTCGACTTCGTCCGCTTACTCGAAGAAGTGCTCATCCGCACCTGCCGCAACTTCGGCGTACAAGCACAACGCATCAAGGGTCGCACTGGCGTATGGACAGTAGGCGGAGGCTCTGTGCTCGAAGGCAAACTCGCAGCCATCGGCGTTCACGTCTCGCAGGGAGTCACCTCGCACGGCTTCGCCCTCAACGTCACGACAGACCTGCGCGACTTCCAGTGGATTGTCCCCTGCGGCATCACCGACCGCATGCCCACCTCACTCGAAAACGAAGTGGACGATCCGGCCTTGCTCGCGCCCACGATGGAGAACGCGCGCAACATGGTCTCCCGTAACTTTGGCACCGTCTTCGAACGGCAGATGCTCGCAGTCGAATCACTCGAGTCATTATTCCAACAACCGATACTCGAACCAAACGTGCGATAA
- a CDS encoding carboxypeptidase-like regulatory domain-containing protein, translating to MQTKMRHINAVKKQSKLAAYRTLRMLILLALVPTGTAVLQVHAQTQIAGAVVKGLPDAPAPQNASRADQSRRPAPVPLAQGNATLAGTVTDSDMAGIPGATVELLGEGGELYKSGTTDEGGVFQFHGIPGGNYRLFVERKGFSQTVTERLTVAEGEALEAPPVRLTVASDATEITVRPTEVIAEEQIRAQEQQRVFGLFPNFYVSFVWDAAPMNAKQKYKLALHKMFDPMTFVEVSIAAGIQQAADTHSDFGQGAEGYAKRWGAQFANGRTGELLGRAVFASMFRQDPRYFYQGSGSTRSRAFHAIGSAFIARSDKGTTMPNYAYLLGNLSSGALSNLYYPANDRGAGLIFQNAAIGIGGRAMQNLIREFVTKQLTSHVPGNGKPEGTP from the coding sequence TTGCAGACAAAGATGCGGCACATTAACGCAGTGAAGAAGCAGTCGAAACTGGCTGCGTACCGTACGCTTCGAATGCTGATTCTGTTGGCTTTGGTTCCCACTGGAACGGCCGTCTTGCAGGTACACGCACAGACGCAAATCGCCGGAGCCGTCGTTAAGGGGCTGCCTGATGCGCCTGCACCACAGAACGCCTCGAGAGCTGACCAAAGCCGCCGGCCGGCTCCCGTACCTCTTGCACAAGGCAATGCGACCCTTGCCGGGACGGTTACGGATAGCGATATGGCTGGAATCCCGGGTGCTACGGTCGAACTACTGGGAGAGGGAGGCGAGCTCTACAAGAGTGGGACGACGGATGAAGGTGGCGTTTTCCAGTTTCACGGCATCCCAGGAGGAAACTATCGACTTTTCGTGGAACGAAAGGGCTTCTCCCAGACTGTTACCGAGCGCCTCACCGTGGCGGAGGGGGAGGCTCTGGAGGCTCCGCCGGTCCGGCTGACAGTGGCATCCGACGCAACCGAGATTACTGTGCGGCCGACAGAAGTTATTGCCGAAGAACAGATCCGCGCGCAGGAACAACAGCGCGTGTTCGGTCTTTTTCCTAACTTCTACGTCAGTTTTGTGTGGGATGCGGCGCCCATGAACGCAAAGCAGAAGTACAAGCTGGCGTTGCATAAGATGTTCGATCCCATGACTTTTGTCGAAGTCAGCATTGCCGCGGGGATTCAGCAGGCGGCAGATACCCACTCCGATTTTGGTCAAGGCGCAGAGGGATACGCCAAACGCTGGGGAGCGCAGTTTGCAAACGGGCGTACCGGCGAATTGTTAGGCCGGGCGGTTTTTGCCTCAATGTTTCGTCAGGATCCCCGCTATTTCTATCAGGGTTCCGGATCAACACGGTCGCGCGCATTTCATGCGATAGGCTCTGCGTTCATTGCGAGAAGCGACAAAGGCACGACGATGCCGAACTACGCCTATCTGCTGGGCAATCTCAGTTCGGGCGCTCTATCGAACCTGTACTATCCCGCGAACGATCGGGGAGCTGGCCTGATCTTCCAGAATGCTGCCATCGGCATTGGTGGACGTGCGATGCAGAACTTGATCCGGGAATTTGTCACCAAACAACTTACATCGCACGTGCCGGGCAACGGCAAGCCTGAGGGAACTCCGTAA
- a CDS encoding DUF1684 domain-containing protein: MEDALRRYAANCFLISMALFAVGCRHDGLAPYSEADEVRIRADESKNLADPRGDLAFMRNIEITGNTVIGDSESKGIALDHWQGKPFSIDRKGAQVVAVSSGSETLQDGKPISVGQTLPDSGATWITNGSLSLHLLKNGERVRFQAFDGKSQPLQAIHAPNFYAPTAAYRISADWVPAVREMQYHRTNGGSDIPAHMDGYVQFSLDGKPFRLYGETLPADGKDPAMLFIVFRDQTSTTETYPASRFLYVRDGSLEFPKGYKFDSAKPTKLMLDFNQAVNPVCAYNPNTHCPIAPPENRLPVAIPAGEKRYSAE; the protein is encoded by the coding sequence ATGGAAGACGCTCTTCGACGGTATGCCGCGAATTGTTTCCTTATCTCAATGGCGCTGTTTGCTGTGGGGTGCCGTCACGATGGGCTTGCTCCGTACAGTGAAGCCGATGAGGTTCGGATTCGCGCGGATGAAAGTAAGAATCTGGCGGACCCGCGCGGCGATCTTGCCTTTATGCGGAACATTGAGATTACTGGCAATACTGTCATCGGAGACTCTGAGAGCAAGGGGATTGCGCTGGATCACTGGCAAGGCAAACCATTCAGCATAGATCGCAAAGGTGCCCAAGTCGTTGCAGTCAGTAGTGGGTCAGAGACCTTGCAGGACGGCAAACCAATCTCGGTCGGGCAGACGCTGCCGGATTCGGGTGCAACCTGGATCACAAATGGAAGTTTGAGTCTTCATCTATTGAAAAACGGCGAGCGCGTGCGTTTCCAGGCGTTTGATGGCAAGTCGCAGCCGCTCCAAGCGATTCATGCGCCCAACTTCTATGCGCCAACTGCGGCGTACCGGATATCTGCGGACTGGGTTCCTGCTGTACGAGAGATGCAGTATCACCGCACAAACGGAGGTAGTGATATTCCGGCGCATATGGACGGCTATGTGCAGTTCTCGTTAGATGGCAAACCGTTTCGTCTGTATGGCGAAACGCTGCCTGCTGACGGCAAAGATCCAGCTATGCTTTTCATCGTCTTTCGCGATCAGACATCCACCACCGAGACATATCCCGCCAGCCGGTTCTTGTACGTGCGCGATGGTTCACTGGAGTTTCCGAAGGGCTATAAATTTGATTCCGCGAAGCCAACGAAGCTGATGCTGGATTTCAATCAAGCGGTGAATCCGGTCTGCGCTTATAACCCCAACACGCATTGTCCGATTGCACCGCCGGAGAATCGTCTGCCTGTGGCGATTCCTGCGGGTGAGAAGCGCTACAGCGCCGAATAG
- the lpdA gene encoding dihydrolipoyl dehydrogenase — MAETIFDVAVIGGGPAGYSCAFRAAQYGLKVALIELSDKLGGTCLHVGCVPTKAMLHSAEIFDHANEATVYGIDGIGNGTVNWPQVLKRKQAIIDKHVGGLQYLVKKNKVTLVRGTGKLTGPAKNGVHTVDVEFEGKKQQVQTKKIVLATGSDARMIPGYTASDKILTNIEILSLDKLPKSLVVIGSGAVGVEFASVFKSFNSEVTIIEMAERLVPVEDADISKEFLRQYKKRGMDCHVSAKVNKIEETKTGVKVHFTTSDGKDNIKEAEKVLVAIGRAPRTAALNLESTKVELDRTAIKVDQYQQTAEPGIYAIGDIVSGLPLLAHSGSMSGAVAAAHIAGKYARPVNRLRIPGCTYCEPQIGSVGLTEAAAKAAGHEVKVGKFPLAGNSKATILNAHDGFVKVVADAKYGEILGVHIIGPFATELIAEAVVAMDAEMTVEELMYTVHAHPTLSESLLDGYSAVYGMSLNA; from the coding sequence GTGGCAGAGACCATCTTTGATGTGGCCGTGATCGGCGGCGGCCCTGCAGGTTATTCGTGCGCATTTCGCGCGGCACAGTATGGATTGAAAGTTGCTCTGATTGAGCTAAGCGACAAGCTGGGCGGTACTTGCCTCCACGTGGGCTGTGTCCCAACAAAGGCAATGTTGCATTCCGCAGAAATCTTCGACCACGCCAACGAAGCCACCGTGTACGGCATCGACGGCATTGGCAATGGCACCGTGAACTGGCCGCAGGTGCTGAAGCGCAAGCAGGCCATTATCGACAAGCATGTGGGTGGCCTGCAGTACCTGGTCAAGAAGAACAAGGTCACGCTCGTCCGCGGCACCGGCAAACTGACCGGCCCAGCGAAGAACGGCGTGCACACCGTTGATGTGGAGTTTGAAGGTAAGAAGCAGCAGGTACAGACGAAGAAGATCGTTCTGGCCACCGGCAGCGACGCTCGCATGATCCCCGGCTATACCGCCAGCGACAAGATTCTGACGAACATCGAAATCCTCTCGCTCGACAAGCTGCCGAAGTCGCTCGTCGTCATCGGCTCAGGCGCTGTAGGCGTTGAGTTCGCTTCGGTCTTCAAGAGCTTCAACTCAGAAGTGACCATCATCGAAATGGCGGAACGCCTGGTTCCCGTGGAAGATGCCGATATCTCGAAGGAGTTTCTGCGCCAGTACAAGAAGCGCGGCATGGACTGCCACGTATCCGCGAAGGTTAACAAAATTGAAGAGACCAAAACCGGCGTGAAGGTCCACTTCACCACCAGCGACGGCAAGGACAACATCAAGGAAGCCGAAAAGGTTCTCGTCGCCATTGGACGCGCACCTCGTACCGCCGCTCTGAACCTGGAATCGACGAAAGTCGAACTGGACCGCACCGCCATCAAGGTTGACCAGTATCAGCAGACCGCTGAACCGGGCATCTACGCGATCGGCGACATCGTCTCAGGTCTGCCTCTGCTGGCCCACTCCGGTAGCATGAGTGGCGCAGTTGCCGCAGCACACATCGCTGGCAAGTATGCCCGTCCGGTCAACCGTCTGCGCATCCCCGGCTGCACTTACTGCGAACCGCAGATTGGCAGCGTTGGCCTGACGGAAGCAGCCGCCAAGGCCGCTGGACACGAAGTGAAGGTAGGCAAGTTCCCGCTCGCGGGCAACTCCAAGGCTACAATCCTCAACGCTCATGACGGTTTCGTGAAGGTCGTCGCGGATGCCAAGTACGGCGAAATCCTCGGCGTACACATCATCGGCCCCTTCGCCACGGAACTCATCGCGGAAGCAGTCGTTGCCATGGACGCTGAGATGACAGTGGAAGAACTGATGTACACCGTCCACGCGCATCCCACGCTGAGCGAGAGCCTGCTCGACGGCTACTCGGCTGTGTACGGCATGTCGCTAAACGCATAA
- a CDS encoding DNA polymerase domain-containing protein produces the protein MAKSEEEWIEVAGRSVRISNPQKPYFTSGVQLSKIDIVRYYLSVADGALNGIRNRPIVLKRFVDGAEKEPFYQKRAPSDTPDWLRTVTLSFPSGRTAEEVVVDDAAGLAWIVNLGCIELHPHAVTADDLDHPNELRIDLDPQPGVVWNDVCSVAMQVKSLLDETGLVGWPKTSGSRGIHINVRIHPQWSFTDVRCAAPALAREVERRHPMASSKWWKEERHGVFLDYNQNAKDRTTCSAYSVRPLPDARVSTPLAWDEVMQCDPAKFTVLTVPERFAKIGDLQAAMDQNAGSLNALLEMASRDEANGIGDAPWPPHFKKQWNEGKRVQPSKAKKPDTKEGEDVDPAASAKKPRATGRRKSTMPLLVIAQSTDKAAAQAGLDRWKQKYPEAAKHLAEDDVLVDRMRGSAYVWYRIRVNLRNVPEEMRPTQEAPDPDDDPTREWRTEAEGKQ, from the coding sequence ATGGCTAAGTCGGAAGAGGAGTGGATTGAGGTCGCGGGCCGAAGTGTACGCATCTCCAATCCGCAGAAGCCATACTTCACAAGCGGTGTGCAGCTTTCCAAGATTGATATTGTCCGCTACTACCTGAGCGTCGCAGATGGTGCGCTGAACGGTATCCGCAACCGCCCTATTGTGCTGAAGCGGTTTGTGGATGGTGCGGAGAAGGAGCCCTTCTATCAGAAGCGTGCGCCGTCGGATACACCGGATTGGTTGCGCACGGTGACTCTCAGTTTTCCTTCCGGTCGCACAGCAGAGGAAGTAGTGGTGGACGATGCTGCGGGCCTTGCATGGATCGTCAACCTTGGGTGCATTGAGCTGCATCCCCACGCCGTGACTGCGGACGATCTGGATCATCCCAATGAACTCCGCATTGATCTCGATCCGCAGCCCGGCGTCGTGTGGAATGATGTGTGTTCCGTTGCCATGCAGGTGAAATCGCTTCTGGATGAAACAGGTTTGGTGGGATGGCCCAAGACCAGCGGCTCACGTGGCATTCATATCAACGTGCGCATCCACCCGCAATGGAGCTTTACAGATGTTCGTTGTGCTGCGCCTGCACTGGCTCGCGAGGTGGAACGGCGACATCCCATGGCCAGCAGCAAATGGTGGAAGGAAGAGCGCCACGGTGTGTTCCTGGACTACAACCAGAACGCGAAGGATCGCACTACATGCAGTGCGTACAGCGTGCGTCCGCTGCCCGATGCGCGTGTGAGCACGCCGCTTGCATGGGATGAGGTCATGCAATGTGACCCGGCAAAGTTCACTGTGTTGACGGTGCCTGAGCGCTTCGCGAAAATCGGCGATCTGCAGGCGGCAATGGATCAAAATGCGGGTTCACTAAATGCCTTGCTTGAGATGGCTTCGCGCGATGAAGCGAACGGTATCGGTGACGCACCTTGGCCTCCGCACTTTAAGAAGCAGTGGAATGAAGGCAAGCGGGTTCAACCATCCAAAGCGAAGAAGCCTGACACAAAAGAAGGAGAAGATGTTGACCCTGCCGCGTCTGCAAAGAAGCCACGTGCCACGGGACGAAGAAAGTCGACCATGCCGCTGCTGGTGATTGCGCAGTCGACGGATAAAGCAGCAGCACAGGCTGGGCTGGATCGTTGGAAACAAAAATACCCGGAAGCCGCGAAGCATCTGGCGGAGGACGACGTACTTGTCGACCGCATGCGCGGATCAGCTTACGTCTGGTATCGCATTCGGGTGAATCTGCGAAACGTGCCAGAGGAGATGCGGCCAACGCAGGAAGCGCCCGACCCCGATGACGATCCAACGCGCGAGTG